Sequence from the Argentina anserina chromosome 7, drPotAnse1.1, whole genome shotgun sequence genome:
TGCAACATCGATGCATGTCCTTGCAGTTctcatgaacggtctcccTAAAAGTagtggagttgtctccaagggtgatacctccatgtctagcacataGAAATCTGCAGGAAAAATCAAGTGACtgacctgcacaaggacatcctcaacataccccttagggtacttgttagatcgatcTGCTAATTGGATAATCACGTTATCATTCTTCAAGggtcctaatcctagtgattgataaacattatatggcATGACATTTATCgaagcacctagatcaagcataacattatcaaataatGTGTTACCAATTTTACATGGGACAGAGAAACTTCCCGGatccttcatcttagggggtagcttcctttgtatGACAGTtgaaactgtctcattcatcttcactacctTTTCTTCCCTAATTTGTcttcttgaagtgcaaagctccttaagaaattttgcatatttaGGGATCTGCTTGATACACCCTAACAATGGAAAGTTAACTtgcaccttcctaaagacctctaacacctcctcatcagatttatctttcttgctctttgcaaacctagaagggaaaggtacaTACGAAATAGGATTAGTTTTAACTAATTCATTTGAGTTAGCATTTGTACCTTTGTGTGTTTCATGGATCGGCACACTCTCTTTCTTTGAGGTAACTGGATCTTTCTCCAAGACATTCATCATAGCCATGTCGTCACCCTCCTCAAGAACATGGGCTGTTTGGGCCTTCCTAGCAATACTAGGCCGCTCCTTTAGCTCGAACCCACTCCTTGTcatgatagcttgggcttgctcattCTTTGGGTTAGGTATGACACCACTTGACAACTTTCCTTGCTCAGAAAAACGGCCCATGAAGTCTACTACCTGGCCCATATGCGTTTTTAGCTCCGCAATGTCCTTGCTATTCGCTTGTTGACCCGccaccaaagtttgagtcACGGTATTCAATTGACTTTGTCCATCAACTAAAGATTTCAACATctcatcataattaggagTACTAGCCACGTTGGGAGGTGGaacattgagtagtggagcttgtggtctaaacaaaccagccggacgaggcccaaattgcatagcattctgatgtggccttagtacattctCATTATTGGACCACCGAAAGTTTGGATGATCACGTAGGCTAGGGTTGTAGGTATTCGAAAATGGAttgtacctctgacctccttgataaccaagggcattgacttcCTCATACCCTCCACTAGAAGCAACTTGAGGATACTGATCAGTAGGGTGCCCATCCGTACATATTCCACAAACTTGAGCTCCACTAGTCTTCATGAAATGactcatcatcttggacaacttatccaccttgtcctctagagcagagCTTGAACTCGAGTTGGTCTCATGTACCTTCCGTGTAGAACTAGCATATGTTCCAAATTGTTGGTTGTTCATagctctcttctccaaaagatcCTTTGCTACtacattgctcttgtccaaaAACGATCCACCAGCAactgaatcaaggaactctCTTTCCATTTGTAGTAATCCTTCATAGAAATATTGAAGCAACATACCTTCTCTAATGCCATGGGCTGGGCATGATGCTACAAGAGATTTGAACctctcatagtagttgtaGAATGACTCATCTGGTCCTTGCATGATTCCTGTTATCTGCTTCCTGATGTGTGTCACCCTTGATGAGGGAAAATACTTCGACAAAAACTCATTGACCATTGTTGTCCATGAAGTAATCCTACCAGTAGGTACCTCAAACAACCACTTTTGAGCACGATCCTCCAATGAGTAAGGAAACGCTCTCATCTTCACTATCTGAATGTCTGCTCCTCTAGGGCACATAGTCTCACAGTTGAACTGGAACATAGTGAGATGTTGATTGGGGTCATCTCCTGAGAGTCCATGGAACTTAGGCAAATGATGCAGGAACCCACTCTTCAACTCAAAATCACTCGTCTTGCCCTCCTCTGGAATAGGGTACGCTATGTTAGAGGATGATGTCCCCCCAACTGCTCCTTCTACTTGGCCATTCTGCTCTCTGATCGATGCCATTTCTGGTTTTGGAACTAGGTTTTCCTTTGTTCGGCTTTGAACTGTGGGCACTGGATCAGGTAAATCGAAATTCAATTGGCCCAAAGGACACGGacttgtcaacaattctaactctggatcctcaaagaacaatgGATTGAGTCTACCACAACTTGATGAACCTGGAAATGGCGAAATGAACCCAAAGtctctttcttcttgaaaTCAATCTGACTCAATGGAAACGTTATCAAACTGATCTTgaggctgaattcttttcaggcgtgCACTAAACTCTTCTGACCAACCActaatcttggacattcatgAGCCTGAAAAGAACAATTATTAGTAACTTTACAAagtatgaaatacaagtataagtaaatacaaactttttttttcactttgttTGTTACggattgattgttttttttttgttacaaaatctacaagtgtaaagtattactaagtctaattgattttattcacacacaatcctaacatttaaggtacatggagcagaggagctaactgtgcaatggactgaaatagtcccaggtaagggtcttgctttatccgatataccttaaaagttacaatatcattttcttttgaaactatatacatctatttataccaagttattttctaagttataaagtgaggtggacgtgcggcctaagtacgtcgtctagacacaaactcattcctttgtttcagaaggctggatagctagaatcagagataggcACAAGGCacgactcatttgttggacaccacgggggccacatcctcgaaaggatgttttcccaatcgactccatcaccgagatgtatgtcagtctatgggcctctgagatccaattttgtaaaccttgaaccagggttatgaaaatagcatacccccttactcagctcggaataactttgtgtgttagattgaccccaaagtgttaataaaagccgccatcaaccccaagtgaccttaggaaggtacaaatggagggttaaggctaatattaacaaaatggactttacctattccgttcactttataacttacaataaactaaacataaataaacatttagtttccttaaaaattatctaagtgtaacaagtatcctatatgcatactacaacaaaattaaaacatttatcacaaaaaatatattttaaaaaacaaattaattttttcCTGTACGTTTTTTACTGTTACCCATTATTGTTCAcatacatttatatttttaatttttttttcgattttactatttactgtacacaaaatttatttttacaaagataaagtttttttttactttttatttttacaatttataagtatttttacattttttacactttacaaaaaaagtaaaaaaaaattacagatttacttttcttttttttagatgtaaaaaaaacttataattgtttttactgaatgttactgttcaccgtacTATTCacaagaatttatttttataaatatacaatataatacaaaattaacacttcaaagaattgagattttctcaattccccggcaacggcgccaaaatgatagatcgttggttaaaacgtctataataaaccctgtaaaacatcattgttagtatagaataagcagggatcgttcagtccggggaattgaagggaactctaaacttttagtgttaacaaataattgggggttgagattgattattaactactaaaataaaacctaaattattatttacatgatcgacttctctttaacaaacttaaaccaaatttaccattacaccacataattacaagtttgaacctatcatgcattctaattcgaccaattacatacttttcagacaccaatacaattagagccttaggtgatcatctaatcgtgcaagatttcaattaacatttagattgacttagggcctaatctaattttgcatgcaatcgaattcaataacacttagagtagaaatcaaacaagattacatttaagcaccaaatctttgttggagacatgtttcatgtatggcgtcactcaccatgatttcacatgcaaatttccagaatttttaccacttttaatcaacacaaatcgaacctacttagggcatgattcgatttgtgtcaatatggttgatgaatctagcactcaaacacaatcttagggaatgcatccaagcactaaattcatatgcacatatctgaaaattatctaaaagtataagaaagatgattagaacacaacaatagaaatacaaactcattaattatagaaaaccattaattcggcaaagatccaaaaatccaataaaacaatctgaaaatttcgattcttaatacaaaacaataatcacacacaaacatcatactacaatctttatagacaaaatattgtaaaaaaaatcaaaaacgaacaaacccgtggagatgagttgcgagaatcacacgttatagaaaccttggaggtgtgtcttcaatggtgatttcggtggagatggaatttgtatataggggagaatggcttgttgttttggtgaaggatgtttgaggtagtattttggtagagttttggctcttgaatgcaaaggagaagtgatgatatttgagaggtgaagccatgtatatatagaggaaagatggagggtttgaaattgcttctttcttcctataataatgtcatgctttaatcccttaaatcatggaaagttttattccctaaaacatgccatgctttaatgcTCAAAACctggaaagttttatttcctaaaacatgacatgctttaatccctaaaacatgccatgttttatgcctttaatgatcatcttctatttaatttttgcatgacttggctccatctttttttctttaattatctctttaatataatctgaaaataagaaaataaaatcataagtaagagataattagtttcaaaacctaacaaggattcctagtcaaactaggactctaaaccaattatgccttttaactcatgtaagcacaaaaatgcatccaattccgctcaagactcttactacgactcaataactcaatagtacaacaataagggctaagcaaagtacaaattgaggtaaaaacatgttaagaacgtcgcacaaagtgctcctatcactgaTATGAAAATTATGCTGATATGGGACACGAGCATCAACCTCCTCCAAGGCATCAGCTAAATATGGTATGACTCCTTTCCCAAACTCCTTCAATATGTAGATGAGCACCACTTGCCTCCATCCCAAATGTGGAAAGAACAAACACTATGTCAAATAAATGAGGGTCAGAGCATTCTGTCATTCAATAAACAAAGGAGTGATCAGAGCTAAACGTTTGTCAATGGAATGGTGGTGCAAAGGACTGATTAGAAAGGCttgattttttacaaattGTCTGAAGCTTTCAAGCATTTTGATCATCTACCTTGAGGCCTCTACCAGTTTACTTTGACCAATTTACCATCCAATCTTGTTCATAAGGTACAGACGTCTTTCTATATCCTAGGATCATCGTACATGACGAACAAGAGGAAGCTAATACAGGTAGCCAGAAATTCAGTTAACGACTTATAGTTTTACTTCTActctcattttcattttaactTTTTGAAATAATTTCTGATACATAAACTCGGTGTGTAAACATTGAAAAACTAAAACAGAGTTCAAATCTTCATTTCAAACGACCCAAGTCCATTCTTTAGGTTTCCAATTGTgctacattttcttcccttgttCTTTTGGCAAATTTCCAATTGAGCTACTTATTCTCGTAGGTAATTAACAATGCAACAATGTATTTCTTTGTCCCGTTCAAATTAATAAGCAAGGGTAAAAGCCTATGATAACAGTTATGTTGTAGTAGAACTAACATCATCATTCCAGACTTAAAGCAAAATCCAATTCTAACATTGTCTGgaaacaatataacaaatactCATCGTGCTTTTAAAAATGCCGCAATAAAGTGGACGAATTACACACAGAACCAGCTATATTTGCCTGGGGATCTAATATCAATCCTGATGAATGATGGGCTCAATCTAACTTTTGCACCCTTATGATATGAATAAAGATCATGAAAGGAATTCAAGAGAGTAGAATTGTATATCACCTTAATAACTCTATACACAGAATTGTCCTATATACAATCTAATAAGAGTACAATTTAATCACAAATCACTCCTTGATTCCCTCCGTGAATCACGTCCGTCATTCACGCTAACACTCCCtccaagttggcgcatacacatcaacctgTTGGAAAGagcagtgatatattgcatatataatttaataaactgaattataaataattataaaatagaaactaaacatgtaatttaataacgaagaacacgaaaagtaattcaaccaaaataccgaactattggtgatggaagaactagtcgagatgtgtgtgataccacactgtccttaagacgtttacgcctcctctaccggtgcaaggatgcttggcgcttgtctcccaggatataacgactaaacgattctaggaagttgcactactaactagaaccttcaacgaacttgaaaggtacctctttctatcaccagagaaaagctaagaattttgagagtgtgagaggattgtgtttcgaatgggatgaTATTACAATGAAATGAtagtggctatttatacagtgaggatttgcaatcagcaattaataaaatggctgttatagaaatcaaaagatcataacatatatgaggtacatatgttacaaacattgatttcaattctgttataattctccatagcAACAATAACACAGTTggagaatttgaacagtcaagagatttgaaaagtcaaaaccgaattttcggaaatgcaaaaagaatctgcgttccgaccctcaattcggtgttgcattcgtgtccgcaggtcgcacgggcatacacgagtttcccttatGACCTGGgcggcttacacactttacaatccatacacaatggattctatataaagtcttttcaacacttctcttttccaatgtgggacaaacacctttccctcattctaaatagccatctttgagtgacaatttcttattcacccacaaaccaaattacacaaccaaacatatgatcttgtagccctcattatggagaactcaaatctatgttcatatttgattaattataagtttaacttaattaaattaatcaattgaaatttggttttaaatggttttccTAACCATTTTTCAACAATTCtccacatgaatgaaattggccaccaaagactcgatagaatttggtgatagatttctacgggTGAAACTTGCATAggataggtaggtttgaccctttgaaccttcctttatgaaagtatgcttactttactaactaaatagtagacgcaatgtctttgaactattcgtcatttgtgtaaatgatgacTTACTTCACACATGAGTCTCCCTGGTACACTttggttctcatttttgtgcccattttggccatggaacacacgcctggttctgcaagtagtttgataagagttatgccctcattaactccccTAGAAGCGGCCTCACTTCTCTCTTAcataggtgatctcttaattaagagtaacccgcattactctgctcgatttttcgacgcataagaatcattaaaagtttttaACTTAACCTCATCTTTACGGGTATCACTGTTTTTcatcataggaatggacttggggaactccccacagtgatccgaactaatctccacaatttggttttcccttttgaacctagatcttgggatctccagtcagctaggttgggtatccactgtagtgaattttaatttccaatgggctttagtcccattcccttcgatgatttttcaactaactctctgtttaaccctttggttaaaggatcagcaatattatccttagactttacatagtctattgagataactccagttgagagtagttgcctaatggtattatgtcttcgacgaatgtgtctagacttacAATTATACATCTTGCTCTGTCCCCTGCTAATTGCATATTGACTATCACAACGTATACCAATCGTAGACACAggttttgtccatctaggaatgtcctctatgaactagcgtaaccattctgcttcctccccacatttgtctagtgctacaaactcagactccattgtggatctagttataactgtttgttttAAGGACTTCCAGGACACGGTTGCACCCCCTAGCAtaaatacatatccgctagtagactttgagtctttcatgtcagatatccagttcacatcagtgaacccttctataacagctgggtatgatgtgtagtgcaacccataggtacgagtataccttaggtatttgagtactcttccaatcgcttgccaatgcatagctccaggattactcgtgtacctacttagcttatgaatCGCAGAAGCTAGATctggtcttgtacaacttgttaagtacattagactcccaattattcttgaatattctaattgagaaacactttcacctttattcttggacaaatgtagattcatatctacaggagttctgacaattccagaaccttccttgtcaaatttcccaagaatattgtccacatagtgtgtttgaTTCAACACAagcccttctgatgttctcgtaattttaattcctaaaatgacatcagcaagtcccaagtctttcatgtcaaacttagaattcaacatgtctttagtggacttaatcatcttatcgttgctccgaacgataagcatatcatccacatacagacatagtatgatatatccattttcagtgtctttgacatatacacacatatcaccttcatttattctaaatccactggtgatcatggcattatcaaatttctcatgtcattgttttggtgcttgttttaagccatataatgacttagccaatctgcacaccttcttactctgagaaggagcagaaaaaCCTTCTCGTTGTTCCATgtatatttcttcttctacatctccatttaggaaagccgtctttacatccatttggtgtacttcaagtttgcgcaacgctgcaattgcaagtaccatccgtatggaggttattctcgtcacaggagaataagtgtcaaaataatccaaaccctcctcttgcctatagcctttaataacaagtctagccttgtatttgtctattgacccatcagtttttaatttctttttgaaaaccACTTGGAAGTCAAATGCTTACACCTAGgtggcaaatccactaattctcaagtgtgattttgcatgatagagtcaacctcacttttgattgcttctttccacagAAGACCAGTAGTAGAACTTACTGCCTCTTTGAAGATacggggatcaccttcaatcaggaagtcaggtccataggattttgcggtccttgcccttttacttcgtctaggtCCAATCTCAGCCTCAGACTCAGATTCGGACTCCGACTTAGATTCTTGATCCctgagcatcatcagtttcggctcggttgtcttcacgtgcccgtttagaagaatcaaattcctctctagacttccgtggaaatacattttcaaagaaagatgcatttctcgattccattatTGTATTCTTATggatttcaggaatattcgaatcgtggactaggaatcgataagccaaactgttatgtgcatatccaataaagatgcaatcaaccgttttaggcccattcttcacctttttaggcaccttatttaaaaggtaattttccgtgagaatcgcgtctccccagatgttgggtggcatccTAGAACTAAGTAGCAtagcattcatcatatcctttagagtacgatttttgcgttctactacaccattggattatggtgagtatggagcagtcctttgatgtataatctcattctgagcacaaatctcagcaaatggcgattcatactcaccccctcggtcacttcttagtgccttaattttcttgttgagttggttctcaacctcatttttatagagaatgaacttctctatagcctcacttttgcattttagcaaatacacatagcaatatttcgtgctatcatctatgaaggtaataaaatatttattattccctctagataacgttgattttaaatcactcacatctgtatgaatcagatcaaggggttcattgtttctttcaacactttggaagatgatctagtcagttttgtctctacacaagttcacacttgtgcatgttaattgacatatattataGTCTTCACTACCATAAATTAGAAAGACTCATCCATATAGGTGAAAAAATACCCATGACTGACAATTGTCATTTTAAACAATCCACCACTCATGGCTATATATCAATTTTagacaaaacacatttgtcaacactgagttttatactcataaAAAAACTTTAAGAACATACATCAATTTATTTGATAATTTCAGTTATGTTCTACAGATCAATCCAAATGGCTTGGTCATACCAAAGCTCTAAGTCATTTAGTCCCCAGTCATAATCAATGACTTTTTCCATGATATCCTCCGATGTCATACAACAGAGGTTCATGTCAGCAACCTCCTGAGTGACGGcttcaatcaggtttgcctccctctttttgtttctctttggTTTGTTGCAGTCGACAAACTTATGACCAGTCTT
This genomic interval carries:
- the LOC126803521 gene encoding uncharacterized protein LOC126803521, which codes for MASIREQNGQVEGAVGGTSSSNIAYPIPEEGKTSDFELKSGFLHHLPKFHGLSGDDPNQHLTMFQFNCETMCPRGADIQIVKMRAFPYSLEDRAQKWLFEVPTGRITSWTTMVNEFLSKYFPSSRVTHIRKQITGIMQGPDESFYNYYERFKSLVASCPAHGIREGMLLQYFYEGLLQMEREFLDSVAGGSFLDKSNVVAKDLLEKRAMNNQQFGTYASSTRKVHETNSSSSSALEDKVDKLSKMMSHFMKTSGAQVCGICTDGHPTDQYPQVASSGGYEEVNALGYQGGQRPQAPLLNVPPPNVASTPNYDEMLKSLVDGQSQLNTVTQTLVAGQQANSKDIAELKTHMGQVVDFMGRFSEQGKLSSGVIPNPKNEQAQAIMTRSGFELKERPSIARKAQTAHVLEEGDDMAMMNVLEKDPVTSKKESVPIHETHKGCIKQIPKYAKFLKELCTSRRQIREEKVVKMNETVSTVIQRKLPPKMKDPGSFSVPCKIGNTLFDNVMLDLDFYVLDMEVSPLETTPLLLGRPFMRTARTCIDVANGSLTMEFDGNVISFNIFEVMKYPVSDINSCFSVDDSIAQVMSETLEA